Proteins from one Mucilaginibacter jinjuensis genomic window:
- a CDS encoding CocE/NonD family hydrolase produces MRLLFSLFILLTGFSAFAQQQAPPDAAYIKANYTKYEYQIPMRDGKKLFTSVYVPKDSTKKYPIMMDRTCYSVAPYGVDKYKGSLGPSSQFVHDGFIFVYQDVRGRWMSEGIYEEMTPELEEHKTNKDVDEGTDTYDTIDWLIKNLPNNNGKVGVWGISYPGFYTTTALLSRHPALVAASPQAPIADLWRDDGWHNGAFFLVANFGFYPGFTNRQDDKPTQRRAKGFDAGTEDGYEFFMRMGPTRNTNDKYYKDTIRLWSEMLNHPNYDQHWKDRNVLPHLHDIKTAVLVTGGWYDAEDLYGAINTYKTLVKKNPNTPVYFAMGPWVHGGWSRGPGDHLGDVDFGGPTGPYYRDSIEFKFFSHYLKGTDLSIQPVNTFETGVNKWKTYKTWPPKEAQDKNLYLLDNGKLSFTAPSAVKNTYEEFISDPWHPVPFINGIDMDMKREYMTGDQRFASQRPDVLTWQTDSLDHDITLAGNIWANLKVAITGTDADWVVKVIDVYPDSTQNNKWVGKDVHLSGYQQMVRSESMRGKYRNSTEHPEPFVPGQVTPVNFELQDILHTFKKGHRIMVQVQSTWFPLIDRNPQKFVDIMKATDKDFQKATHKVYTSKEHPSYLKVRVIE; encoded by the coding sequence ATGCGTTTACTCTTTTCTCTGTTTATCCTGCTTACGGGTTTCTCGGCTTTTGCCCAGCAGCAAGCCCCGCCCGATGCCGCTTATATTAAAGCCAATTACACCAAGTACGAGTACCAGATCCCGATGCGCGATGGTAAAAAGTTATTTACCTCGGTATACGTACCTAAAGATTCTACTAAAAAATATCCCATCATGATGGACCGCACCTGTTACAGCGTTGCGCCTTATGGAGTAGATAAATATAAAGGCAGTCTCGGCCCCTCATCGCAATTTGTACACGATGGCTTTATTTTCGTTTACCAGGACGTTCGCGGCCGCTGGATGAGTGAGGGTATTTATGAAGAAATGACACCCGAACTGGAAGAGCACAAAACCAACAAAGATGTTGACGAGGGCACAGATACTTATGATACCATAGACTGGCTGATTAAAAACCTGCCGAACAATAACGGTAAAGTAGGGGTGTGGGGAATCTCTTATCCAGGCTTTTATACTACTACGGCGTTGCTGAGCCGTCACCCGGCTTTAGTAGCTGCCTCACCACAGGCACCGATTGCCGATTTATGGCGAGATGACGGCTGGCACAACGGTGCATTCTTTTTAGTGGCCAACTTTGGTTTTTATCCGGGTTTTACCAATCGTCAGGACGATAAGCCTACGCAACGCCGTGCCAAAGGCTTTGATGCCGGTACCGAAGATGGTTACGAGTTTTTTATGCGTATGGGGCCAACCCGTAATACCAACGACAAATATTATAAAGATACCATCCGCCTGTGGAGCGAAATGCTGAACCACCCCAACTACGATCAGCATTGGAAAGACCGTAACGTGTTGCCACACCTGCACGATATTAAAACTGCCGTATTAGTAACCGGTGGTTGGTACGATGCCGAAGATTTGTACGGCGCTATCAATACTTATAAAACGCTGGTCAAGAAAAACCCGAACACACCGGTTTATTTCGCAATGGGCCCTTGGGTACACGGTGGCTGGTCGCGCGGGCCGGGTGACCATTTAGGCGATGTTGATTTCGGCGGTCCGACTGGTCCGTATTACCGTGATAGTATCGAGTTCAAATTCTTTAGCCATTATCTGAAAGGTACTGACCTGAGCATCCAACCGGTAAACACTTTCGAAACCGGCGTTAACAAATGGAAGACTTATAAAACATGGCCGCCAAAAGAGGCTCAGGATAAAAACTTGTACCTGTTGGATAATGGTAAACTTTCATTCACTGCGCCATCGGCCGTAAAAAATACTTACGAAGAGTTTATCTCAGATCCATGGCATCCCGTTCCGTTTATTAACGGCATTGACATGGATATGAAACGCGAATACATGACCGGCGACCAGCGTTTTGCATCCCAACGCCCCGACGTATTAACCTGGCAAACGGATAGTTTGGATCATGATATTACCCTTGCCGGAAATATCTGGGCTAACCTTAAAGTAGCCATTACCGGTACAGATGCGGATTGGGTTGTGAAGGTGATTGACGTTTACCCGGATTCGACCCAAAACAATAAATGGGTGGGTAAAGATGTGCACTTATCAGGCTACCAGCAAATGGTACGCAGCGAAAGTATGCGTGGTAAATACCGTAACAGTACCGAGCACCCCGAGCCTTTTGTACCCGGACAAGTTACCCCAGTAAACTTCGAGCTACAAGATATATTGCACACCTTTAAAAAAGGCCACCGCATTATGGTACAGGTACAAAGTACCTGGTTCCCGCTTATTGACCGTAACCCGCAGAAGTTTGTAGATATTATGAAGGCTACGGATAAAGATTTCCAGAAGGCTACGCATAAGGTATATACCAGCAAAGAGCATCCAAGTTATTTGAAGGTAAGGGTGATAGAATAG
- a CDS encoding type VI secretion system amidase effector protein Tae4 — MLLPSYQSLITNYPGSQYTSLQVRDLVKGDIESHSPTFVNTCVIRMSRAFNYANSGSLFDIPKGYPGLLTFKGGDDLNYAIRVSEFNNYLNHHYGKPTITLTRKNGEFDMKALQNKTGIIRFEVSGWSDATGHFSLWDGGCQYCGDHDYFAMKQTSSISFWKC; from the coding sequence ATGCTGTTACCATCATATCAAAGCCTTATTACTAATTACCCCGGTAGTCAATACACATCTTTGCAGGTTAGAGATTTGGTAAAGGGCGATATTGAAAGCCATTCGCCAACGTTTGTTAATACATGTGTGATCAGGATGAGCAGGGCATTTAATTATGCTAATAGCGGTAGTTTGTTCGATATACCAAAAGGCTACCCAGGCTTGCTAACCTTTAAAGGCGGCGATGATCTTAACTATGCAATCAGGGTAAGCGAGTTCAATAATTATTTGAATCACCACTACGGTAAGCCAACTATTACACTAACCCGAAAAAATGGTGAGTTTGATATGAAAGCACTGCAAAATAAAACCGGTATCATCAGGTTTGAGGTAAGTGGTTGGAGCGATGCCACAGGCCATTTTAGCTTATGGGATGGAGGATGCCAATACTGCGGCGACCATGATTATTTCGCCATGAAACAAACCTCATCCATTTCATTCTGGAAGTGCTGA
- a CDS encoding GNAT family N-acetyltransferase — MIKFISADDVLPLRNTILREGRLTLDECRFKGDDGESAFHLGSYAGDELVCVASFHLQEHEKFTGVGYQLRGMATASAYQGKGIGNQLVNFAIVYMRGQKVNYVWCNARKVAVKFYASLGFEIISDEFDIPGIGPHYVMYLKIQ, encoded by the coding sequence ATGATAAAATTTATTTCTGCTGATGACGTACTGCCGCTGCGCAACACCATTTTGCGCGAAGGCAGGCTTACTTTGGATGAATGCCGCTTTAAAGGCGATGACGGCGAAAGTGCTTTTCATTTAGGCTCTTATGCAGGCGATGAGTTGGTTTGTGTGGCCTCGTTCCATTTACAGGAGCATGAGAAGTTTACAGGTGTGGGTTATCAATTACGCGGTATGGCTACCGCCTCGGCATATCAGGGTAAGGGCATAGGAAATCAACTGGTAAATTTTGCTATTGTATATATGCGCGGCCAAAAGGTTAATTATGTTTGGTGTAATGCCCGTAAGGTGGCTGTGAAATTTTATGCGAGTTTGGGTTTCGAAATTATTTCGGACGAGTTTGATATCCCCGGCATTGGCCCGCATTATGTGATGTATTTAAAAATACAATAA
- a CDS encoding phosphoglycerate kinase, with amino-acid sequence MKTIDQVNFSGKKALIRVDFNVPLDNDYNITDDNRITAALPTIQKILKEGGAVILMSHLGRPKDGPTEKYSLKHVVKHLSDLLGQQVEFADDCIGEQAVEKAKDLKAGEVLLLENLRFYKEEEKGDKDFAEKLSKLGDVYVNDAFGTAHRAHASTAVIAQFFPNAKYFGYLMGAELANAEKILNHAERPFTAIMGGAKVSDKILLIEKLLEKVDNLIIGGGMAYTFAKAQGGKIGKSLLEADKQELALSLLEKAKAKGVNIILPTDSIIADDFSNDANKGVSSNKDIPDDWEGLDIGPETVKAFSAVIEESKTLLWNGPMGVFEMESFDKGTKAVAEAVVRATQKGAFSLIGGGDSAAAVAKFGLTNDVSYVSTGGGALLEYMEGKELPGVKAINE; translated from the coding sequence ATGAAAACAATAGACCAAGTTAATTTCTCAGGTAAAAAAGCCCTTATCAGGGTAGACTTCAACGTTCCACTTGATAACGACTATAACATTACCGACGATAACCGCATAACGGCGGCTTTGCCAACCATCCAGAAAATCCTGAAAGAAGGTGGCGCTGTGATCCTGATGTCGCATTTGGGTCGCCCGAAAGATGGTCCGACTGAAAAATATTCATTAAAGCATGTGGTAAAACACTTGTCAGATCTGCTGGGTCAGCAAGTAGAATTTGCTGATGACTGTATTGGCGAACAAGCTGTTGAAAAAGCAAAAGACCTGAAAGCAGGTGAAGTTTTATTGCTTGAAAACCTTCGTTTCTACAAAGAAGAAGAAAAAGGCGATAAAGATTTTGCAGAGAAATTATCGAAACTGGGTGATGTATACGTGAATGATGCCTTTGGTACTGCTCACCGCGCACACGCTTCTACAGCGGTTATTGCACAGTTTTTCCCTAACGCTAAATACTTTGGTTACCTGATGGGTGCTGAATTAGCGAACGCAGAAAAAATCTTAAACCATGCCGAAAGACCTTTCACTGCTATTATGGGTGGCGCTAAGGTATCGGACAAAATTTTGCTGATCGAGAAATTGTTAGAGAAAGTTGATAACCTGATTATCGGTGGTGGTATGGCTTATACTTTTGCCAAAGCACAAGGGGGTAAAATAGGTAAATCATTATTAGAGGCCGATAAACAAGAACTGGCTTTAAGCCTTCTGGAAAAAGCTAAAGCAAAAGGTGTTAACATTATTTTGCCTACCGACTCTATCATTGCTGATGATTTCTCTAACGATGCCAACAAAGGTGTATCATCAAACAAAGATATCCCTGATGATTGGGAAGGTTTAGATATCGGCCCTGAAACTGTTAAAGCTTTCAGCGCGGTGATCGAAGAATCTAAAACCCTGTTATGGAACGGCCCGATGGGTGTTTTCGAAATGGAATCATTCGACAAAGGAACCAAAGCAGTTGCAGAAGCAGTAGTACGTGCAACCCAAAAAGGCGCCTTCTCATTAATTGGTGGCGGCGATTCGGCAGCAGCAGTTGCTAAATTTGGCTTAACCAATGATGTAAGCTATGTATCAACAGGCGGCGGCGCATTGTTAGAATACATGGAAGGCAAAGAATTGCCAGGCGTAAAAGCAATCAACGAATAA